In Sorghum bicolor cultivar BTx623 chromosome 10, Sorghum_bicolor_NCBIv3, whole genome shotgun sequence, one genomic interval encodes:
- the LOC110430770 gene encoding uncharacterized protein LOC110430770 has product MRSARVAASAPPSPQQPLLRYPDEHRSAREDHRHKKLCYDERRRQAAERAGDEQPLLAPAPAPAPARVSVGAPVPEPSGLCECDSHACFNFGMGFGTTAVVIFHVYAIYVCLMPP; this is encoded by the exons ATGCGGTCGGCGAGGGTGGCGGCGAGTGCTCCGCCTTCTCCGCAGCAGCCGCTATTACGCTATCCCGACGAGCACAGGTCCGCGCGGGAGGATCATCGTCACAAGAAGCTGTGCTACGACGAGCGGCGGCGGCAAGCGGCCGAGAGGGCGGGCGATGAGCAGCCGCTGCttgcaccggcaccggcaccggctcCGGCTCGAGTGAGCGTCGGCGCACCGGTCCCGGAGCCGTCGGGGCTGTGCGAGTGCGACAGCCATGCCTGTTTTAACTTCGGGATGGGCTTTGGAACG ACTGCTGTAGTTATCTTCCACGTTTATGCCATCTATGTTTGCCTCATGCCTCCTTAA